The DNA window ACCTTCGTAGATTGTCGATACCGGCACCTCAGCGATTCTCGCTCCCACCGCTCCAGCTTTGAAAAGCATCTCGGATTCAAAATCAAACTTCACCGTCTTTAATTGAATTGCTTTAAACAGGTCAACGGGAATCAGACGGTAGCCGGATTGACTGTCCCGAACTCTCTGAGTTGAAAATATCGAGATTATCAGAGATGTCAGATTATTTGTCAGCCAGCGTTCTAAGGGCATGATTGCGCGTGATATCTTTCTGGTTCCCAAAATAACACGCTCGCCGTTATCGAGCGCAAAAAAACGGATGACTTCTTCGGGAAGATGCTGTAAATCGGCATCGAGCGTCAAGACCGAGCGATAGCAATGTTCGATTGCATAATCAAAACCGGCTCTGAGCGCGGCGCCTTTGCCGCGATTTGTTTGGAACGAAATATGTCTAACGTTTAACTCTTTGAGTATCTGGACAGAATCATCTGAAGAGCCATCGTTAATAAAAAGAAGGTTGTCATTGCAGACGTACTGTCGCAGACGAGGCACAAGGTCCGGCAGGTATTTGGCCGCGTTGTAGGCTGGCACAAGGACAAGAATCGATTGGCTCTTCTCAGATGACATATAAGGAATTATACACGACATTCGCCCGCTTCAGATAGTGTGGATAGAGCAATAAAAATAGTCGGAGCCGAAAGTAAACATTTTACCTAGCCTCAACTCCACAATCCGGACAATATCCAAAACTCGAAGAGATTATGCTTTTGCATCCCTTACAAGATCTCTTGCCCACTGGAACTCCACAAATTGAACACA is part of the Candidatus Zixiibacteriota bacterium genome and encodes:
- a CDS encoding glycosyltransferase family 2 protein, which translates into the protein MSCIIPYMSSEKSQSILVLVPAYNAAKYLPDLVPRLRQYVCNDNLLFINDGSSDDSVQILKELNVRHISFQTNRGKGAALRAGFDYAIEHCYRSVLTLDADLQHLPEEVIRFFALDNGERVILGTRKISRAIMPLERWLTNNLTSLIISIFSTQRVRDSQSGYRLIPVDLFKAIQLKTVKFDFESEMLFKAGAVGARIAEVPVSTIYEGSRSYINPFVDTGRFIRQIWKRIWA